The DNA segment AGAAATTATTTCTATATCTCTGTCTGATAGATGAACACAGTGAGCAGCTAAAGTATGTCCATCAAATAATCCTAAATCATTTACATGTTCTATAGGTGATTTACCAAGAGCATCATAGCTGTCTTTAACTTCTTTTGCACTCTCTGATAAATGAATATGCAAGCCTGTATTTAGTTCTCTTGCAAGCTCTATAGTTTTTTTCAAATAGTAATCGTCACATGTATATGGTGCATGTGGACCTACCATAACATTTATTCTTTCATTTGCTCCCCTATGCCATTTTTTATATAATTCTCTGTTGGCTTCCAATTTTTCTAAACCATTTTCCTTGTCTCCAATTAAACCTCGACAAATACTAGCTCTTATACCTGACTGCTCAATTGCCTTAGCTGTTTCGTCCATAAAAAAGTACATATCTGCAAAGCATGTTGTACCTGATTTAATCATTTCAACAATGCTAAGCATTGAACCCCAATAACAATATTCAGGTGTTAATTTTTCCTCTAAAGGCCATATTTTTTCTGTCAACCAAGACCATAATGGTAAATCATCCGCATAGTTTCTAAACAAAGACATAGCTATATGTGTATGTGAGTTTACTAACCCTGGCATAGCCAATTTATCTTTCCCGTCAATAACTTTATCGGGCTTAAATTCCTCTGGAATATCACCTATAAATTTTATAATATTCCCTTCAATAGCGATATCTCCCTTTATTGTATTATTCTCTTGTGTCATAGTTAAAAGATTTGTATCCTTGATTAATATTTTCACAACAATACTCTCCTTCCTTTTTTTAGAACATGAATTTATTTTTTCTTAAAAGCATGTATAATTATGTACTACTTCTCATCCACCCATAATATGAATCCATAATTACTCAAATCATCAGAAAAAATATTGTCTGATAATTCAAAATATTTTACTTTTATCTGTACGCCTAAATCATTTTTATAGGTGTATGTCCTATGATGTCAGACATCTTATATCTATAGAATATAACATCTATAATTTTTTGTCAAATTATATCAAAGCTTATGTTTATATTAAAACATATTTTTTCATTCGTTGCAATACGAATTTATAATTATTATTCTTTTTTATAATTCGTGTATTTAGTAATAAAACGCTAAAATACTCAATCATATATTGCTATTTTATTTATAAAAATTTATAAGACGTCAACAAAATCATAAACATTTTTTATATAATACCTACAATTGTATGACAAATACAAAACCTGTACTATAATAGGGTTTATTATCGTACAGGTTTTAATATTGTTTATTTTATTTTAACCCAGATTATTCATAGAAAATTAAATACTCTACAGCATATTATCGGGAGTTATACGAATAATCAGGGTTTAATTATACTATGCTTGCTTAATACTCAACGATACTTTCTTTCTCTCTAAATCTAAATCAATGATTTTCACTTTTACTTCATCACCAACTGAAACTACTGTCATTGGATTTTTAACAAATTTTTTACTTAACTCTGAAATATGAACAAGTCCATCTTGTTTAACACCTATATCAACAAAAGCTCCAAAATCAACTACGTTTCTTACCGTACCTGTCATAATCATTCCTATTTGCAAATCTTCCATTTTGAGCACATCACTTCTAAATATAGGCTTGGGCATATCTTCCCTTGGGTCTCTGCCAGGCTTTGTTATTTCTTTTATAACGTCCTTTAATGTAGGTATACCAACCTTTAATTCATCAGAAAGTACTTTTAATCTCTTATTCATTCTTATTGTCTTTGATTCTACTGGCTTTGTTTTAGCTTTCATTAATGCCTTTAGCTGCGATAAATCCTTAATTGTATCTTGTGTAGTTTGCTCTATAACTTCTTCCTTAATATCTATATCCAGTACTCTTTGCTCTATATCGCTCAATTTTTTATTAGTTATATCATCTTTAAAATAATTTAGCTTTTGCATTAGTTCATTGGTTATATCATAAGATTCTGGATGGACAGATGTATTATCCAATATATTTTCTCCATCTAAAATTCTAAGGAAACCTGCTGCTTGCTCATATGCCTTTGCTCCTAATCTTTTTACTTTTAATAGTTCTTCTCTGTTATTGAATTTTCCATGTTCTTCTCTGTAAGCTACTACATTTTTTGCTATACTTGCATTTATACCTGATATATATTTGAGTAGTGATACAGAAGCTGTATTCAAATCAACACCTACATTGTTAACACAATCCTCTACAACATTTGTCAAAGCTTCACTTAAATTTTTCTGATTTAAGTCATGTTGGTATTGTCCAACTCCTATACTCTTTGGATCAATCTTTACTAGCTCTGCTAATGGATCTTGAAGTCTTCTAGCTATTGATATAGCTCCTCTTATTGATACGTTAATATCAGGATATTCTTCATTTGCTAGCTTTGATGCTGAATATACAGATGCTCCAGCTTCACTAACTATTGTATAATAAACTGTTTTATCAATTTCTTTAAGCATATCCGATACAAACATTTCGGACTCTCTTGAAGCTGTCCCGTTTCCTATCGCTATAATATCTATATCATGTTTTTGTATTAGTTTTTTTAAAGTTTTTTTAGC comes from the Abyssisolibacter fermentans genome and includes:
- a CDS encoding amidohydrolase, translating into MKILIKDTNLLTMTQENNTIKGDIAIEGNIIKFIGDIPEEFKPDKVIDGKDKLAMPGLVNSHTHIAMSLFRNYADDLPLWSWLTEKIWPLEEKLTPEYCYWGSMLSIVEMIKSGTTCFADMYFFMDETAKAIEQSGIRASICRGLIGDKENGLEKLEANRELYKKWHRGANERINVMVGPHAPYTCDDYYLKKTIELARELNTGLHIHLSESAKEVKDSYDALGKSPIEHVNDLGLFDGHTLAAHCVHLSDRDIEIISEKNVNIANNPGSNLKLGNGFAEVDKLLKRGINVALGTDGSSSNNNLNMFEEINLAAIINKGINQDPISVSAYTALEMATKNGAKALMLENEVGTIEVGKKADIVLIDLNKPHFYPRHNLISAMAYSAQASDVDTVIVDGKILMESYEFKTLDVEKIMFNASRCANELIKL
- a CDS encoding Tex family protein — encoded protein: MNLVDQLTKEFNLKKFQVVNTLQLIDEGNTIPFIARYRKEKTGELSDVVLRELNDRLQYLRNLEARKEEVIRLIEEQGKLTVELKKEITVSETLQRVEDLYRPYKQKKSTRASKAKEKGLDPLADIIHNQEMIDGSIEEIASTYIDAEKGVKNSKEALKGAMDIIAERISDNPEFRKKIRDIIFKEGLIIVNAVKKEEKSVYEMYYDYKELVRNISNHRILAVNRGEKEKFLKVKIQSPDDKILNYVKSNVIVNEEAVTTKYLIDSIEDGYKRLLLPSVERDIRGSLTERAETEAIKVFAKNLKPLLMQAPVKTSVVMGFDPAYRTGCKIAVVDATGKLVDYTTVYPTKPQNKVEEAKKTLKKLIQKHDIDIIAIGNGTASRESEMFVSDMLKEIDKTVYYTIVSEAGASVYSASKLANEEYPDINVSIRGAISIARRLQDPLAELVKIDPKSIGVGQYQHDLNQKNLSEALTNVVEDCVNNVGVDLNTASVSLLKYISGINASIAKNVVAYREEHGKFNNREELLKVKRLGAKAYEQAAGFLRILDGENILDNTSVHPESYDITNELMQKLNYFKDDITNKKLSDIEQRVLDIDIKEEVIEQTTQDTIKDLSQLKALMKAKTKPVESKTIRMNKRLKVLSDELKVGIPTLKDVIKEITKPGRDPREDMPKPIFRSDVLKMEDLQIGMIMTGTVRNVVDFGAFVDIGVKQDGLVHISELSKKFVKNPMTVVSVGDEVKVKIIDLDLERKKVSLSIKQA